The sequence CGTGAACACGAAGGAAGGCGAAACGATGGCCCGCGATGCGAACGCGCGCACGCATCGCGCGGCGTAGAACCCGCACTCCGCACGGCGCCCATACGCGATGCTGTACGCAACACTCAAACCCATCGTCGGTGTCGCGCTGCGTTGGTACTACCGCAGCATCACGGTGATGGGCCTCGAGCGGGTGCCGCACCACGGTCCGGTGTTCCTGGCGGTCAATCATCCCAATGCGCTGGTGGACGCCCTGGTGGTGGGATGGTGCATACCGCGTCAGGTGCACTTCACCGCCAAGGCGACGATCTTCGCCAATCCCGTGGCGGCACGTTTCTTCTCCGCGGTGGGCGTGGTGCCGTTACGCCGGGCTTCGGACGAACACGCCACGCCCGCAACTGGAGCGTCGTCCGATGCGGGTTCCGGTGAGACCACAGCTCCCGATCCCACCCGCAACGCGGCGGCCTTCGACGCGGTGGCGCGGGCTCTCGCCCACGATGCAGCCGTCGTGGTGTTTCCCGAGGGGAAGAGCCATGACGATCCCCATCTGGCACCGCTGCGCACGGGACTGGCGCGCATGGCCCTGCATGCGGCTGAGGTGCATGGGGTGCGGGGCATCCGGATCGTGCCCATCGGCCTGTTGTTCGAGCACAAGGAAGCGCCACGTTCGCGCATTCTGCTGCAGGTGGGTGAACCGCTCGACGTGGACACGTTGCGGGCGTCACAGGTGGGAGTGGCCACCCTCACCGAACTGGTGGCACAACGCCTCCAGGCCGTCACGCTCAACTTCGATTCACCCGAAGACGCCGACCGTCTGCAGATGGTGGGCAAGACCGTCGCTGCGCTGCTCGAACCTCCATCACCGTTGGGAGACAGCGTCGTGCCCCTCAGTCGCACGCTGGCGGTGGTGCGTCGTCTCGATCGGGCCGCCGAGGCCTTGCGCGCCCGACAGGATCCGGCGCTCGATGAGCGGGCGGCGGCGTTCGAAGCGCGCGTGCGGGCCTTCCGCGCCCGTCTCGATGCGCTGCACATCGATGTGCACGATCTCTCCATCGACGCCGGCGCACGCGCGGGGTTGCGGTTTGCCCTGCGGGAAACGCTACTCGCGCTGCTGCTGGTTCCCATCGGGCTGTGGGGACGCCTCACCCACGTGATTCCCATTCAGCTCGCGCGACGCCTGGCGGTCCGCGCCGGACAACCCCGCGACGAACCGGCCATGCGGACGCTGGTGATGGGGCTCGTCCTCGTCCTCCTCGCCTACGCCGTGCAGACCGCCCTCGTGGCCACGCTGGCCGGCGGCTGGTGGGCGTTGCTCTTCCTGCTCACGCTCATCCCCTCCGCGAGCAGTGATCTCCGCTACGGCGACCGACTGCGCCGCGCACGATGGCGTGCCCGCGCCTATCGTCTCTTCCGGCGCGATCCGGCGCTGCAACAACAGTTGCGCGCGGAAGGCGATGCGATCCGGCGGGACGCGGGACTGCTCGAACAGGCGATCGTGAGCTGATGCATCATGTGAAACATCACGTGATGCGTGGCGCGAATCGTGGTGCGACCGCTCAATCCCCGTTCAATCCCCGTTCAATCCCCGTCCACGAGGAATTTCGCGATCGCGTGTGCCGTCACGTCCACGATCAACCGTGGATCGTGAGGCGGATAGACGGGGCCGCCCAGGTCCCAGTGCCACGCATCACGACGGAGAGTCGTGCGCGGGTCCTTGAGGGGTTTGAACTGCAGGCGGTCGAGTGCGAGTCCCACGTCCTGGCCGAACGATTCGAGCTTCACACGATCGACGCTGACCAGATGCACCAGGGGTTTGTCGAACCAGATGTGCCGGTGCAGCCAGAGCCCACCGTTCATGGCGTGGATCATGCCGTCACGACGCTTCGTGAACTCCCGACACCCATAGTGAAAGACCAGTTCCCGCAGACGTTCGATACGTCGGCGGGAGTCGGGGTCACGGACGATGTCGGGGAGGTGGTCGGAAATCGGGCCGTCCGGTCAGACGAGATCACGCATCACTGACACTCGATCACACCTTCCTGGGTGGCAGGCGAGACCGGGGTCACATCTCCGTAATATACCGCGCACGTGAGGGGCTGGGCCGACGGATGCGTGGCCGTGGCCGACCATCCGCGCCCGTTCGCTTCCGCGATCGCAATGTTCACCCCGCGGGAACTTGCGAATCCCGCGGATCCCACGGCATTGGCATAGGTCTCGTGATAGTAGAAATAGCTCTCCTGCATCGACGTCAGATTCTTGAGATCGCTCTTGATCGACGTCGCGTACGCCTTCGCCTTCGTATCCTGGAATTTCGGAATCGCGATCGCGGCGAGAATGCCGATGATCACGACCACGATGAGCAGTTCGATGAGCGTGAAGCCGGTGCGGATGCGATGCGTTGCCATGCGTAGGTTCTCCGCGGTGGAGCGGCTGCACGGCAGCGCTGTTGCAGCGCCATGGCAGCCAGGCGGACGTGAGTGGGAGGAGACCGTCGTTGGCGTCTCCACTCCCCCTCATGGCAACGTTGGTGCCTCCGGTGCGGAACCAGTCAAGTCATTGTCAATCAACACGTTAAAGAACACCACGGATGACCCGCGCAATTTGCCGGTCTCGCACCTCCCGCAGAATGCTGCAAAGTGCAAGACCGGTTGATGCCGCCCGATGCCCTCAGGCCTTGGCCGTGACCCAGTCGGTGCCGAGTCCCATTTCGACCAGCAGCGGGACGTCCAGCTGGGCGGCGCCTTCCATCTCCCGTTTCACCAGCGCCGACAGTGCATCGGATTCCTCCGGCGGCAGTTCGAACACCAGTTCGTCGTGCACCTGCAGCAGCATGCGGGACGCCATGCGCTCGCGCTGCAGCGCCTCGTGCACATTGATCATGGCGATCTTGATGAGATCGGCGGCCGAGCCCTGAATGGGCGCGTTCTGGGCCACCCGTTCACCGAAGGCGCGGATATTGAAGTTCCGCTCCTTGAGTTCGGGGATGTAGCGGCGACGCTTGAACAGCGTTTCCACATACCCTCTGGCGCGCGCGTCGATCACACACTGATCGAGGAACGTGCGCACTCCGGCGAAGCGTTCGAAATACGTTTCGATGAACGCCTTGGCTTCGGCGTGCGTGATGCGCAGCTGTCGGGACAAGGCATGTGCGCCCTGACCGTAGATCGTCGCGAAGTTGATCGTCTTCGCGCGAGCGCGCATCTCACCCGTCACCTCGTCGAGCGGCACGCCGAAGATGATCGCCGCCGTCTGTCGATGGATGTCCCCGCCGGCTCTGAACGCGCTCACGAACGCCGGATCGGCCGAGAGATGCGCGAGCACCCGCAACTCGATCTGCGAATAGTCGGCGCTGAGCAGACGCCATCCTTCGCGCGGCACAAAACCGCGACGGATGTCCCGCCCCAGTTCACGCCGGATGGGAATGTTCTGCAGGTTCGGATCGTGACTCGACAGACGCCCCGTGGCCGATACCGTCTGGCTGTACGACGTGTGCAGCCGATGATCGCGCGGATTCACCAGTCGCGGCAGGGCGTCGATGTACGTGCCCTCGAGCTTGAAGATCTCACGGTATTCCATGAGCAGCGTCGGCAGCACGTGCCCTTCCTCGGCGAGCTCCTGCAACACACTCGCGTCGGTGCTCGGACCGGTGGCCGTCTTTTTCTTGACCGGCAGCCCGAGCTTCTCGAAGAGGATCGACCGCAGCTTCGGATTGGAGTTGATGTTGAACTCCTCTCCCGCCTCGGCGTAGATGGCCTGCTCCACCCGGCCCCGTTCGGCAGCGAAGCGCGCCTTGAGTGACGCGAACCAGTCGAGATCGATCGCGATGCCCTCCCACTCCATGTCGGCCAGGACCGAAATGAGGGGGACTTCGATTTCCCGATACAACGACAGCAGCGCGTGATCGGCCAGCAAAGGTTCGAACTTCGTCCGCAGACGCATCGTGACATCCACGTCTTCGCAGGAATAGTCCCGGGCCGTGTCCACCGGTGCGACATCGAACGGCAACTGCGTCTTGCCCTTGCCCACGAGCTGATCGTACGCCGTCATCGTGTGGCCGAGCTGTTCGAGCGCGAGCAGATCGAGGCCATGCGAACGACGGCCCGGATCGAGCACGTAACTCGCCAGCATCGTATCGAACTCGAGACCGGCGACCCGCACGCCGCTGCCCCGCAACACGAGCAGATCGTACTTGGCGTTCTGCGCGATCTTCTTCACCGTGGCGTCTTCGAGCATGGCGCGCAACGGAGCGCAGGCCTCGCTGTCGAACGGCGGGACATTCACCGGCTCGGGCGCGCCCGCATTGATGCGGCGTCCCACGATACCGGTTTCCCCGGCGAGCAGGGCGAGGTTGCCGCTGCCATCGTCGCGGCGATGGGCGAACGGCAGATAGTACGCCTCGCCGGGCGCCACCGCGATGGACAGTCCCACCAGACGGGAACGCAGCGCATCCACGGCAAACGGTGCGTCGGGATCGATCGCGGTTTCGGTGTCGATGGCGATGTACGGCACTTCGCGCACGCGTGTCATCAACGCCTGCAGCGCATCGACCGTGTCGACCGTCGTGTATCGCGCGTCGGCCAGCACCGACACGCCACTCTCGCCAACGACGACCGCGGGCGGTGTGGGACGTCCGGGGATGGTGGGCGCGGGCGTGGTGATCACCATACCCACCGCCTCCGACCAGGCGCGCTGTTCGCCGGCCGGCGCCGGCGCTCCGCCCAGGTCCTTGAGCAGCGACGTGAATTCCAGCTCCAGATAGAGCATGCGCAACGCATCCACATCGGGTGCGTTCACCGTCAGCTTCTCGGGCTCGAATGCGATGGGCACATCGCAGTGGATCGTCACCAGCTGCTTGGAAAGCCGCGCGGAATCGGCGTACTGCAACAGGGCTTCCCGCGGACGCTTCTTGGTGATGTGCTCCACGTTGGCGAGGATGTTCTCGAGCGGGCCGTATTGCCCGATGAGTTCCTGCGCGCCCTTCTCACCGATGCCCTTCACACCGGGCACGTTGTCGGAGGTATCGCCGACGATGGCGAGATAGTCGATCACCCGGTCCGGCGGCACACCGAGCCGGTCGCTGCCATTCTCCACGCTCACCCAGCTTTCATCCACGCTCGCCGGACCGCCACGTCCGGGGTTGAGCAACCAGACCCCGGGCCGCACGAGCTGCTGGAAGTCCTTGTCTCCCGACACGACGACCACGTTGTAGCCGGCCTCCACCCCACGCGCGGCCATGGTCCCGATCACGTCGTCGGCTTCGAACCCCTGCGCCGTGAGCACGGGAATGTCGTACGCTGCGAGCAGTTGCAGCACACGCTGCAGTCCCTGGTCAAAATCGGCCTGCAGCTCGTCGGTGAGCTTTTCGCGGGTGGCCTTGTATTCGGGATACAGATCGTCGCGGAACGTGGCGCCCGAATCGTGCACCCAGCCGAGCAATTCCGGCTTGTGCGTATTGAGCAGACGCTTGAGAAAGCTCGCGATGCCCCAGGCAATGGACGTGTTCTCGCCACGACTCGTGGCGAGCGGGCGCTGCAGCAACGCGAAGAACGCGCGATAAATGAGTGCGTAGCCGTCGACCAGAAAGAGGCGCGGCGCCGTGGGGCGGGTGACGTCAGCCATGGACGCCACCCCCGCGGCTCATGTCGACTGCGATCCCGCCGGTCGTGTCCGCACTGCCGGCGGCCTCACTGGTCGCGCTGTGCCATCTTGCGACGGATCGCGTTGTCGAGATCCGCGCGGCCCTGCGAGTTGAGGCGCCAGCGGCCGAAGCCGGTCTGGTCGACAAAAACCAGCTGCAGGCGCAGCTCCCGATATTCCCAGATCTGCTGGCGGACGCGCGCATTCGGATCGATGAGGCCGGTGTCCACGATGTTGTCGGGATCGCCGAGCGCCACGAAGGCGATGCCGCGATCCGACTGCCAGCCAAGTTGCGCATCGTCACGGAAACGCACGTTGGCGGTACGAATGCGTGCAAAGTAATCGCGCAGCCCCTCGTGTTCAGCCGTGCCGGGAACGGGGTCCGTCTCCCGGAGGAAGGTGGCCCATGCCTCGGCCCGCTGCGCGGGCGACGCGTCGCGGAGCGGCTTCAGCCGCTCGCCGGTGGTGAAATACCGCAGATAAGAGAGCATCTCGTCGAACGTCGCGATCGGCAGATCGTCGCCGAGACTGACCAGCACCCGGGTGCGCACGGTATCCGCCGACCCCGGAATGGCCACCTGCACCGTGTTCAAACCGATGCCCATCCGCGCGACGGGCACGGTGATGGTGGTACTGCGCGAGCCGCCACGTTCCGGCAGGTCGAACGCATTGCTCCAGGAGACGAGATCCCCTTCACCCACCACACGGACATCGATCCTGGGCGGCGCGGCGGCCCCGACCGCATCGATGTAGAGCGGCAGGACCGAGTCCTGACCGAAGATCACCGTGGACCGGGGACGCGCGAGCAGCCGCGGAAGCGAATCGAGGCTCTGACGCGGGATCGCTTCGTACACCGCCACGGGCGAACTCAGACTGCCGGGTCTCACCGGTGGC comes from Gemmatimonas aurantiaca and encodes:
- a CDS encoding lysophospholipid acyltransferase family protein; this encodes MLYATLKPIVGVALRWYYRSITVMGLERVPHHGPVFLAVNHPNALVDALVVGWCIPRQVHFTAKATIFANPVAARFFSAVGVVPLRRASDEHATPATGASSDAGSGETTAPDPTRNAAAFDAVARALAHDAAVVVFPEGKSHDDPHLAPLRTGLARMALHAAEVHGVRGIRIVPIGLLFEHKEAPRSRILLQVGEPLDVDTLRASQVGVATLTELVAQRLQAVTLNFDSPEDADRLQMVGKTVAALLEPPSPLGDSVVPLSRTLAVVRRLDRAAEALRARQDPALDERAAAFEARVRAFRARLDALHIDVHDLSIDAGARAGLRFALRETLLALLLVPIGLWGRLTHVIPIQLARRLAVRAGQPRDEPAMRTLVMGLVLVLLAYAVQTALVATLAGGWWALLFLLTLIPSASSDLRYGDRLRRARWRARAYRLFRRDPALQQQLRAEGDAIRRDAGLLEQAIVS
- a CDS encoding prepilin-type N-terminal cleavage/methylation domain-containing protein, producing MATHRIRTGFTLIELLIVVVIIGILAAIAIPKFQDTKAKAYATSIKSDLKNLTSMQESYFYYHETYANAVGSAGFASSRGVNIAIAEANGRGWSATATHPSAQPLTCAVYYGDVTPVSPATQEGVIECQ
- the polA gene encoding DNA polymerase I, producing the protein MADVTRPTAPRLFLVDGYALIYRAFFALLQRPLATSRGENTSIAWGIASFLKRLLNTHKPELLGWVHDSGATFRDDLYPEYKATREKLTDELQADFDQGLQRVLQLLAAYDIPVLTAQGFEADDVIGTMAARGVEAGYNVVVVSGDKDFQQLVRPGVWLLNPGRGGPASVDESWVSVENGSDRLGVPPDRVIDYLAIVGDTSDNVPGVKGIGEKGAQELIGQYGPLENILANVEHITKKRPREALLQYADSARLSKQLVTIHCDVPIAFEPEKLTVNAPDVDALRMLYLELEFTSLLKDLGGAPAPAGEQRAWSEAVGMVITTPAPTIPGRPTPPAVVVGESGVSVLADARYTTVDTVDALQALMTRVREVPYIAIDTETAIDPDAPFAVDALRSRLVGLSIAVAPGEAYYLPFAHRRDDGSGNLALLAGETGIVGRRINAGAPEPVNVPPFDSEACAPLRAMLEDATVKKIAQNAKYDLLVLRGSGVRVAGLEFDTMLASYVLDPGRRSHGLDLLALEQLGHTMTAYDQLVGKGKTQLPFDVAPVDTARDYSCEDVDVTMRLRTKFEPLLADHALLSLYREIEVPLISVLADMEWEGIAIDLDWFASLKARFAAERGRVEQAIYAEAGEEFNINSNPKLRSILFEKLGLPVKKKTATGPSTDASVLQELAEEGHVLPTLLMEYREIFKLEGTYIDALPRLVNPRDHRLHTSYSQTVSATGRLSSHDPNLQNIPIRRELGRDIRRGFVPREGWRLLSADYSQIELRVLAHLSADPAFVSAFRAGGDIHRQTAAIIFGVPLDEVTGEMRARAKTINFATIYGQGAHALSRQLRITHAEAKAFIETYFERFAGVRTFLDQCVIDARARGYVETLFKRRRYIPELKERNFNIRAFGERVAQNAPIQGSAADLIKIAMINVHEALQRERMASRMLLQVHDELVFELPPEESDALSALVKREMEGAAQLDVPLLVEMGLGTDWVTAKA
- a CDS encoding GWxTD domain-containing protein, with protein sequence MTIGALVLQSLLLSACAKPRPTGLDPAGTPDGAPGRTPGGGGASAATLGDMQRLYRGMGLIAGAPTLPFVASVSFMPAPAADTTLVLLALSMPSRALGFGREGERYVANYTARVELRRGPTVVRTIEVNETVRVPTFRETSRTDESIIWQQFLRLAPGRYSMTVAIRDENGLRNAAEDVTLDVPPVRPGSLSSPVAVYEAIPRQSLDSLPRLLARPRSTVIFGQDSVLPLYIDAVGAAAPPRIDVRVVGEGDLVSWSNAFDLPERGGSRSTTITVPVARMGIGLNTVQVAIPGSADTVRTRVLVSLGDDLPIATFDEMLSYLRYFTTGERLKPLRDASPAQRAEAWATFLRETDPVPGTAEHEGLRDYFARIRTANVRFRDDAQLGWQSDRGIAFVALGDPDNIVDTGLIDPNARVRQQIWEYRELRLQLVFVDQTGFGRWRLNSQGRADLDNAIRRKMAQRDQ